The Xiphophorus hellerii strain 12219 chromosome 3, Xiphophorus_hellerii-4.1, whole genome shotgun sequence genome segment tttatttatagttACAAAGGTTTGGTTATAGGTTAACTAATATTATttgaaacatctaaaatattgatcaatatattgATATACCTGTGTTGCAGGTATTGGACACACACATCTTCCACTCCTTCTTGAGGGATCGGCTCAACAAAAAAATGGATTACTTTGCACGAATGGAGCTCAGCACTCGGGCTGAGATGCAGAAGTACGTCATTGTGTCAACTGAGCAGGCCTAAAAATCCTTGTGAAATTTCTGCGCTTTGCAAGTCCTTCTGAAACTGTTTCACATGTTGGAACATTACAACCTCAAAAATCTGTATCTTTGTAGGGAATTGTGGAATATAAATTGCATACTTAcgagttttatttataaaataaatacatagaaatgtaacattgattccacttcacaactatgcacgttcttgtgttggtctaccaaaaaaaaaaaaaaaatctcaataaaataatgtgACCAAAGGTGAAGGaaatgaaaaccttttcttGACACTGTATTGTACCGTACAGTGCCATAAACAACTAGAAGTAGaagcaaaaaaatacaaactgataTGTTTGATCTGTCTATGTAGCTGATCTGCATCAAttcaaaacctgaaaatgtgAAGATTTAACAAGGAAATTGTTTAGCATGTCAGGGTATTGCTTTGTAAAGTCATGGTCAGTCTACTGACCTTGTTTCTTTTCCTGTGTGTGCTGCAGAATGTCTATTGTTGAGGTACAACGCAGACCGACCATGCAAGAAATCCTAACCCGCAGAAAGAGTTCTGTTGTCGGGAACAAGCTGAGTAAAAGACTGGGGATGAGTCTCCCTAACTTAGGGGGATACCAGGTTATCAATTCTGAGAAACGCCCACTGCTCACAAGGGGCGTCATGTCTGATTCAGGtgagagaaataaaactaaatggcTGTAAGGCAGAACACagcattatttttcattcagtggcaCATTACAGTATATGAGTATTTCATTTGACTTTCTAATGTAACATTTATGTGTTAAAATTGCAACTTTGATTTAAAGAATCTGTTAATCAGTCCCATATATAAGCTTTTAACTTGTGGCTCTTTTTTAGTTTCCTTAAATGAAATCATTGATTTAAGTCTTGTGCAGGGTGTCTTCTTACTAAAGTTATCATATTAActtggacattaaaaaaaattagattttgttcGTCATTcaccatttttaatttgttattttattttagtttatcatgCTTTATTAACTTGCAAATCTACAGTTTAACCATTAAAAGACCAACACGTTCTGTGCAAATGAGATCTGAAATCATAAAATTGCAGATATTTCATAGTTAAAGATAACATTCAGGtcaaaatatttgagtgttttgcaTTGATTTATAAAACAGTCACTGCATAGTCCTACATAGTTAAGACATATATTAAGTACATTTATGAAACTGATGCTcactcaatgtttttttttttttgcttttatgtttaattCCTCGTCTCTTTCCGCATTCTCTTCTGTTCTTCCTCCAGTGCTGAAAACACCACCCGACCctgtaaaagtttttaaactccCAGAGTTCCCAGTGTTTCTGTCTTCTCACTCTATCCAAGCTTATTATAGTGAGCTCATCCAAGTGCTGGGAAATGCTATTTTCTCTGTCCAAACTGAGAACTCTTCTCTGCTGGCCAGGTATTATGTCTTGATCTTAGatttaaacataaaactttaaCCCACCAATGTGACGCCTACTATTTTGTCTCTTCAGATTTTACTACTTGCGAGGTTTCATCAACACGCTATGTTCAAGGCGACTGGATGCTTTGAGTGATTTCCAGAGTCTCAACAAGACCGACACGGCAATCTTTCCCACACATTTGGTCACATGGCTTGTGGACTCTCTGCATCAAGATGAGCTGCAGCAAGCCCAAACGAGACCTGAGCTTAAGAGTTTTCTTTTCAAGGTCTGTCAGCAAACTCATATACACAGTTTTTGGTTGCAGTTGCAGTTGCAGCTTGATGTCAGTGGGTGAATGAATCAAGTCATTTTGTTTGCCTTTGTTAGATAAAAACAGATAATGAGAAGCCGGCTGTTCGGACAGATAATCGCATCAAGAAGTTTAAACTTCCTCAGACTCCCTTGGATCAGGACGAGTTTGTACGCTGCATTCAGGAATGTGGAGTTGTGAAGGATGTGGCAACAATAAGTCGCTTATTTGATGCACTCACTGATGGTAAGGGACAAAATACCAAGTATAATAAGCCTACAATGCACAAATCATAATAACCAAtagtcaaataaatttgacattccTAGCTAGAAAAGGTCTTCAAGTAAATATTCATAAGAAGCATATAAACAGCtagtttattttgtgcaaaTCAGACTACTTTCCAGATAGCTTAAGTCCCAACAATGAATCAAGAGGAGTCCTCTAGACCCAAGCTTTTATCTGTGTGGTTGATAATTTAACTAGATGACTCAATTAATTACGATATTGATAGAAGTTGTGTATCACCATCTGTTGTCAAAATCAAATCTACAGTGTGTCCTCAAAGACAAAATCAAAGGGACAGTACTAATCCTGGATGCTTTATGTCAACATCTTTGCTAAATTGAACCAAAGCCTTTTCCTGACCCTTTTACAAGCATATTAAGCAGTGTTACAATAATATTTATTGTAAGAAATTCACAAATTCCCTGTTTTGTATTCTGAGCCACAAGCTAGGATGTGTTCAGGAGTTTTAACAGCTGTTTAAATCTTTCATAAAAGTAAATAGCACTTAGAATTAATTTAGTAAGCTCTTTGATGCTTAACTGATTGAACAATCTGACTAGAGTTGCTTCAGCTGTCAGGAACATGGAGATCAAACTTACAGTTTCAGTGTCCCTAACTTTGTCAGCTGAGTGTGACGGTACATTGCTGTTGatgtcatgtttattttgaGACCATAAAAACTCTAGAATAGGTTATTTGTAGCTTGTAAATCAGTCTGCTCTGTTACTAAATGAAATATGAGGCACAGTACACATCTTCAAAGAAAAATGAGGATAATTGGCATGTCAGACAACACTGAGAGTGAGAGCGGATCAAGTGCATTTGTTGTCAGAGGTCATCAATGCATGACATTAAATTCCCACCCATGACCCACTTCTTAAAGAGTCTTTGTATGTGgaacaaagatttattttcctcttttagtTCTGATGTAAAAGTCAATCATGCACAGCTAGATGGAAGAAAATGCACCAAAACTCTGATGGCTGTTAACACTGAAGTCAATGTTTTGTTGCAAGAAGGTGTCATAAGGGCAAACATAGAACAAGCTTTTGTGATATTAAAAGTGGAACATGTTCAAATCTTCAAAATGTtaatacagttttatttatttattagtattgttttgttaaatttaattatGATTCTACGCTGACAACAAACATTGTCTTTGTTGCAGAACAACATGTGAAGGTGGACCcaaaagtctttaaaatgttttacacctTCTGGAAGGAGACGGAGGCCGAAGCACAAGATGTCAACCTCCTCTCTGAGGTCATCAGCCGCCTTGACGACAGCGAATGTGTTTATAAGTTGTCCTCGCGTGTCAAGACCTCGTATGGTGTCGGAAAAATTGCCATGACGCAGAAACGCTTGTTTCTGCTCACAGAGGGACAGCCGGGTTTCCTGGAAATTGCAAAGTTCAGAGACATACaggttaaacatattttattcagatATCTCATTCTGAAAGTTTCTACTTTGCTGCTATTGTAAATCCTATCATCCCTTTTTAGGAGGTAAAGATGGCCTCCGCCCCCTTTCTTCTTGTCCGTATTCTCAGTCTTCGGATCAAGACTTTTAGCAGGCCTGAGCTATTTGAAGCAAATCTAAAAATGGAGACCAAACTCTGGAACCTCATCATCAAAGAGATGTGGGCTGGGCGCAAGATGAGTGACCAAGATAAGGTACAAtacaacaaacaataaaactctACACGTTGCCTTCTGTTTTCAGcagataaaatgtatttaccttctattttatttacatcttttttgtcttttctcagGACCCGCAGTGCATGACTCAAGCTCTGACTAATGTCTTGTTGATGGACGCTGTTGTTGGCTGCCTGAACCCTCACAGATCCATCTCTGCAGCTTCGAAGCTGGTTTACTTTGATAGAATCTTACATGAAGGTTAGGTTCTCTTACCTGGTTTCTCTGCTTTCGGATGCAGTGACATTGtgtaaagacttttttttacaactgtcACATGGTAGAAGTTTGCTCTAAACAATTGGATTACCTTTTTGATACGTTTTTGTCAATTGTGTATTACTGTTTTATGTTACTGTACATTTATTGTGTATAAagtaatttatacattttctttttttgtctttgaccAGTTCATACGGTAGTTCCTAATACTACCTCGGAGACTCTAAAGCATAAAATCAACCCATCTCTGGACTTAGCAGAACCTCAGACTGTATGTGTGCTGCTGTACACTCCAGGTATCTAATTGTTTAACTTTAAGAAATGTGCAactatttttctgaaatttgcaactttattttctaatgtgTTGGGCAATAGGTGTGCATTTTCCTGTACACATGTTTTTGACATGTTCTAACTGAGTTCTTCGAGTGAACAAAGCTGGTCTGTACTGGAACATTATATCTCAGATGTCATGtgagagaaaaatggaaatttcCTCAAGTCACTTTTCCCCAACCCCGATACTCAAGTAGCAGGTTTTTAAGGTCAGTCCTCAGGGGccagatgttttatttctctccctggttcaacacacaTAAATGAAATAGTGGCTCGTCAGCCGGCCTCTGCAGAGCTTTGACATGCCGAGGAGGTAGCAACTACCAGGGTGTtgaaccagggagagaactaaaacatgcagaatgccagcccttgaggactgactTTCAACAACCCTGTTTTAGGTGTTCCCTGCTTTTGCACACCTGATTTCAACTGATGGCTGAGCAGGCTTTTGTTGAATTTCAGTCAGGTGtgaatcaggtgtgttaaaGAGCTACTGTACATCTAATTCAGGGCAAAACACTTCTTTATGTaatcaaagaaactgaaacatgatCTTCCAAACACAGGTTTCATATTGAAGTGATTAGCTGTCTAAAAAGTTATCTAAGAAGAAAATTGTCATGTCCTTCACACTCCTAAAAGATTTCTTCTGGTTATAATGTGGCTGCAGGCTACTGTACATTAATCATGAGAATACTGAAGCATTTGACATTAAGTCATGATAGTAAATTCCTTTTCTAATTTGGCAAGCCAATTTCACCTTGAAAGatgaacaaatatatttaagctCAGTGTTTTCACATGTGCTGTTCATAAACTTTACGAACAACATAGAGAAGGCCTCCCCGTCAAAAGCAaggactgaaaaacagatttggtCTATTGGCTGGGCTTGAAGTactgaaacaaaatcaaagcGCACAAAACGTCCTATAAAATCCACAAAACTGCCATTTGTACATATCGAGTGTTTAACTATTTTGATAAATAGAAATCTTTTAAATGTAgattaatttttcagtttctagaTTCTTTCTCAGACACTTAAAAACTGGTATAAACTAATATAATGTAAGACAACATAAAAAGGCACAtgactaaaatgtatttttctagaACAATCTGATGTTCTGTTCTATTTTAGAATCATGAACTGCTTTTTACttacaatttaaatgttttttgttacaATTTCAGGTCAGTTATGGGACAAAAAATCCCCCATAGTGATGAACCCCAAGCTGTGGGTGGCACTGAGTGGCGGCAGAGTGGTTATATTTGATGCAGCTAGCTGGTCAATGCTGCAGGATTGCATTCAGACGGGAGAGTTACAAGTGGTGAGAGCAGACTGATGTCATACAGATACATGTGactaaaagtcttaaaaataattcaaagaaatgttaaagCTTATTAATAATATAATCCTGTGGGTGGGAGTTTTAGTATTGGTTGAAACACAGCttgtgtaaaagaaaagaaaactgctaTCATCTTTGTTGCTTTGTTAATTTACtaagaacaaaatgttttaagtttatttgcTAAGTTGCTTTTTCTGGGGAAAAATTAATAGACTTAGAAACTGAATAAGGAAATTAGTGTTAagtcaatgtttgtttttttattgtaacaatGTTTCTTGGCtataaattttatattattaGCAAGCCTGCGTATTTATCTTTACAGTGTGACACAGTGGTGCAGAAAATGCATTTGCAAATAGTATTTTTGTTGTGACCTTTAAAATCTTCTGCAAATACCAAAGAACATAATCTGCTATTGACTCTTGTTTGGTGCTGTTCCTTGATTGGATGTTTGAAGTTTTAACAAGACATGTTGTCAATAATTTAACATGGTGGCATCATTTGTGCATGGGAGAATAGTATACAGCCATAACAACCTGGCCTCTCCTTTCAATGATGGTCACATGCTTGATGGAGGATGCTGTTATATTTTTACTGGTATTGTTTTGGGAAGTCAGCCAGTTTGGTTGTATTGGTCTCTGGCATTACCAGCACATCCCACAACTGTTCATCCTACAAGATGAACAGTTCATGACCATGTGTTTGTTAGCAGAGTTGTCTGTACCATCACACAACCTTCACCAAAGACTGTTTGGTATTTACAGACAAGATTTGAGAAGTTCTCTGTGGGTGAAATCTATGTATTCAACTTTGCCACTCTACCCACAAATGCCCTTTTGTTACACCTTTTGTTATTTCTAGAGAAATAAACTGCATTTCTAATATATTGGCTACATGTGCTATTGCCAAGCATTGTTTTAGAGAACGTCTCACTCTCACACACATTTCCATTGTTTTTCGATTAGGTATCTATAAGTATAATATTACAGGATCTTAACCACTATGCCAGTTAGTTTTTGTTGAATAACAAATGTGCTGAAGTTATTTCCAGTTTTTGCACTTTGAATTTAGTTCTTAGAagttttgtcattattttttttatgttgtatgTGTTAGTAACTGTCCTAAGCATTCATCGACTTATGCCTCACATTAATAGTATAAGGGTACTTCATAGATAAATAGTAACATTGTACACAGACATATTAAAGgcatttcttgtgttttttttactctgttagGATTTTTCTGAGGATTTTCACATAATTTTATTCTCTGTACAGACATGCATGATGGGGCTGGTTCATGATCAGGTCTGGATGGGTTCTCAGGACTCTGTTATTTACATCATCGACACCCACAGTATGTCCTGCAACAAACAGCTGACTGAACACCGACATGAAGTGACTGGCCTCTCTGTTGACACCACAGATCATAGCAATGGGTGAAGATGTTATTATTCTCAGTGAattaatatttctcaaataGCAGTCTCTTCAAGTCGAATGTGGGTTTGTAACTAGTCACTTTTTCGTCTTtctatttttcaattttctagGCAACTTGCTTACTCCTGCAGCTGTGACGGGACAATCCTGCAATGGGACTCGGCTACTCTGAAGGTGAAGCGCCAGTTCTACCTCAGCTGTGACCGTCTCTGCTCCATACGATTCTATGACGGCGTCATTTGGTGCTGTGAGTACACACTGTTGATTCAGTCGGCCATTTCAATCTGATTTGGTGCATGTTTGTCGTTGTACCTGTGTAggtacagtgtcttgcaaaaatattcataccaattgaactttttcatatcaccccaaattttaattttgttgtgattttatgtttatataaaaTGCTGTGGCACCTTTACAATTTTTTGGCCTAAATCTAGGCCAAAAAATTTGATATTCACAGATTCTCTCTTCAGTTCAACTGAcctatttttgaaagaaatatgCTCAACAAAattcagtctctagatgtgcaaagctggtataTCCTAAAGACTTCCAGCTGCAGTTGCAATGAAAAGTCGTTCTACAGACTATTAACTCAGAGAGTGAATATCAATTTGTCCCATATTAAACATATTCAAATGCAAGAATTGTTGAAATCTAcatatcacttttattttttctgtacaaTCAAGTGCTActctgtgttgctctgttgcataaaattctaataaactcATATGAGATGGAGATAACTCTTCATCCATCTTTACAGTTTTCGTCTTATCTGCTCATGACTAATCAACAAAAAGacacttaaatattttctttttaacttgaGCGTTTTTGCATGTGCAGGTTGTGGCGACAGCATTGTGGAACTAAAAAAGTGTGGCACTCCACAGAGGAGGATAGTGCTTCCTGATGACTTACGGATCATGCCCAGTTGCTTCAGCTGCTTTATTGTTATTCCAGAGGTGACTTGAAAACTTTAATACAGCAGTCTCTTTCACAAGTTTATATTACATATTATCAGGTGGCAATGATTAACACTGAACCTTCAAGATAATTTGCTGCTCAAACTTTTAAAACCGAAATTTTAGAATGTTTTCCaaatcataataaaaaccaGCAAATCTAACTAAAAGGTTGGTGTGTTGCAGCGCGGACAAGTTTGGACAGGCTGCTCTGACTCGGTGGAATTGTGTCTCTGGCAGACTGACAACCTCAAACAATCACCCAAAAGAATTTCTCTGCCAGGCACTTCAGGAGTCACGTGTATGATTCGAGTCAAAAACCAGGTGAGCTCTGAATACATGTCTGTTTACATGGCTTATTAGCTTatctaattaatatttattcaccAAATTctaactccatccatccatccattttctaacacccttgtccctaatgtcgggaggggtgctggtgcctatctccagctaacgttccgggcgagaggcggggtacaccctggacaggtcgccagtctgtctcAGGGACAAATTCTAACTCCTTTAGCGTTAAATATAGTGTTAATAAtcagaaaatctattttattttgatttgtttagtCAAACTAAATGGGAAAACTAATCTGCCATGTAATCATGACTTAAATTGACCCAGAGCCTGAAATTATTCCAGAGTGGCTCTGGCTGGCTATTGCTTTGTGACACTTATTGGTGTGGACTTACTTAATGATCTGCTTCATTTCATCTTCCCAGATCTGGGTTGGCTGCAGAGGATGGAGCAGAGTTGGAGGTCTTTGTGACGGTCAGCTGAAAAGCCTGGTGTTGGTGTTAGACCTAGACAGTCTCACAGTGACAAAAGAGCTACTGGCCCATTCGGACAGTATCCAGACTCTCTGTTCTGCTGAGGATCGCTATGTCCTGAGCGGCTCTGCACGCCGGGATGGCAAAATTGCCATCTGGCAGGTTGCATAAAAACAATTCAAGATACAAGACAAATTTCAGTATGCAGAAATGTATGTAGGTGCAaagatatgtttttatattttatttcttggaTTCTATTAGTTTATAACagtaactttactttttttaaggacaaatgttttgatttcatcttaattaaatcattttaatttgctaaatttaaaatgacatttaagtaagatgataatgtgtttttatgtttagtaCACCTTTTAGAGTACTAAAAGGTGATGTTTGTTTCTATGTAAGAATTTCtaataaatgttctttattttactgTGATGTTTGTATAGAAATATCAattacatgtttctgtttccttaCAATACAATATTTTATAGTTTTGAATCGTATGTAAAAATAGTAGCCAATCGTAGCCTCATCCGCTGGTCACATGACAGCGTCTCTGACGTCAATTCCCTGCGACGACAATTGCTTGCCAGACATTTCCTCATGCGAGTGGTTTCCTTCCAAAAATAGCCATTATTTTAGGTAAGTCATCAGCGGGAAGGTAATTATAGCATTCTTTAGATGCGGTCTGTGTTCaggttttatgattttaatatgCTGGATGAGGAAAAAGGACTGGCGTTGTTTCAGTGCGTCTCCTCATTTCCACACAAGGTCAGGTTCTGATGTTACATGATAGGAACATGTTCAGTGTTAgctttggtaaaaaataaattgtaagaAACATTTTCGGATACAGTCACGGTGACATTGATACAGAATTCGATATAGTGTTTCCATTGTGCGAGTCTCCGGTAAGTAAATGCAGGTTATACAACCCGCATGTCCTCCTTAGCGAGATCTTAATGTTGCAAGACTTCAGTCGAGCTGGTGGGGATGTGCGacaaagtttttgtgtttgacaGATTTGAATTCATTGTCAGATTAGAATTGCAAACTCATAAGCgcaaaaattcattttaagtcTACTTCTTCATCGTTGCAAAGGTTGTTCATGTTGCGATGATTACTTTATTACTATACCTGAAGTTCAATAGGTTCTTTCTGATCATCCTACTTGCAGatttacttttctgtagttaGTCAGTGGCACTCTTATGAATTTGAAGGGctatttttgcacatattttctATGGATTTAGAGGGAAGACAACTTtagaaagtttaattttattgcGCTTTAAGAAAGCTCATCGGTTGATATAATAATTATATCCTGTTACCTACAGAgagtttcagacattttttaaactttttttatggtAATTCGGAAAAGAAACGTGTTTTTGTTACACCTAggttataaattaaatacagCAAATCTCTGCTGCTAATGATTTCAGTAGGGCGTTTTGCACACAAAAACTGGAGATTTTTTCCAATGTTCTGGCCATTCTTTTTGAATCCAATAGGTGCTGGTGTTAAGACCCCAGTAGAACAACGCCTTTTACAATACTTAGACCAGCTTCTCTGATGCAAACACCCAGTGTTTATACACTTGAGTCACCTTTTTTACCTTTCTGATACTTGATTCATTCTACACCACATTTATATGCCTAAATGCATTGAACTGCTAAGTGATTGTGTGgtgacatttacatttaatcaaAGATGGGGACTTAATAAACTGGCCAATCAGTTTTTGAGCTTAATTGTCAAGACAGTTGAGGCAGTTTTCAATATGTCTCATAACACAATTTCAATGTGTTgtagcattttaaaaagtgacaaagtGGAGTTTTAGTCACATTCTATCATTTGATACAAATATTCAACAGTAAAATGACTGGAAGTTAGTCAAGGATGTTTAGGTCTTATAGTATACCAATAAAACTGTTCAGGAGCACGAAGGGTTTATTATAGCTCACAATCGGTGGGGAAAGGCATCTTGACAAGGTAACATGCCTCCACACAACACTACTATCCAGATTTAACTCTACTGCTCTGCTTCTCACAGATCAACAGTggaatgtgtgtttttggatTGTGAGGACATTTCCTTTCCAGTCTCACCTCTGAGAGAATGGCCAACCGCCTGCTGGGCAGATGTGCCCACTTAATCTGCAAGTCTTCCTCTCAGGCTGCAGTGACTGCCACTGCTGTCCGCTTTCATCCACCCTTAGGTGGACCTGTAGAGGTACCGAGGGTTAGGAACTGGTTATGGGTCACTGAGAGATTGTTCTGCGAGCGGACAGCAACCAAAGACGAGCCATATCACAATGTTCTGGCTCGAACTCAGCTGGATGAGATGATAGAGAAAGTGTCGGCTCCAGAAGACGTTTTGTCTGCTTGGGAACAGTACGGAGGGAATGGTAATCAGGCGGCTGCCTCCCTGATGAAGTGGACTCAGCTGATGCTAAAGACAAAGGGGAAGTTTACAAGAGACCAAGATGAAGTGCTGACAGATTCAAGGCTGGTTGATATGATGAGTACTCTATCAAAAGATGTAAGGGTTCCTCTATTACTTACTCCTCATTTAATTAGGTAATAGTGCCTGTTTTATGTGAATATGTTCTTTTTCTCCAGATGTCATCGGTGTGGAATGGCAATCTGGTGAGTGTTTTGCGGACCTTCTGGATCATGAAGATTCTCCCTTCCCATCCAGTACTGGCTTCTGTCCAAACAGAGGTTCTATGGAGAGTCCGAAGGCTTTCCTACAAGCAACTGGGCTTCCTGATAGACTGGGGAGTGACGAGGAAAGCCTCACAAGACGTAGCGATAGTGAACTCTGCCTTAAAACAGCTGGAGCTGCGCTGGACAGAAATCGCCGATGCTAAAACTGTCAGTGCTTTGATCTCCAAAGGAGAGCACATGGCACCTGCTTTGGTGGACAGACTTGAAGATAAGGTATcaactattttatttacatgtagaaatacttcataagtGTATGCCAGTTAATTTGAATAGAATTGAAAAGTACATTCTCTTAATTCAATTAAAGAAGTAAAACTGATACATCTTTCTCAGTGAATTggaacatttaataaaaaagtaatataGTATTTGCATGAGGAAAACCTCACACTTGACATTAGTCCAGCGTGCTCCATTCAGAACTCAAATATGTTAatagaaagttaagtggaaggaaatgcGGCTGATAAAGGTTCGGTGGCAATtgataaatataattttattattattataatttattaagaTGTTGCTGTTATTGAGAATCACTGGTACCAGTTTAAATACTCAGCAGGCCTCCCATCATGAAATTGAATCCCACTGAATGTTGTTGCTAAAGATTCCCACTTATAAACCATTATAAGgacctc includes the following:
- the LOC116717228 gene encoding DENN domain-containing protein 3-like — protein: MTDCLLPTLLEACVVVGASSEKLQEIYKAGNSSVSSESLLLEPEILHVLAPPFQSRSAENETSKLHGKRHHSFLRKKKEHPSSDQSASERKEGSEDVGVPKNIDLMALPQLCFPGGLLVTGEEKKEQFHFLVFTDVFGNKTHGVVMQYYRSILEGTTGYQRGAGSLKFSKCFSAVGVCVISKYPYFTALKDCLSCLLFQLSSCRLSEMEEKLNEFAIKLSLVPIPPPGQLHLMFSLRPLTIVLPSREDKSLQAVDLDLHLPFLCFRPQQLLLVLSSLLQEQRVVLFSADLARLTLVAESLLIFLQPLTWQHPYVPVLARGMLDFLMAPTAFLMGCHLSHYAEVAAETDDLILVNIDDGTVSTSLSDAIDIPEIPLAAADYFIQRTRSLQIHFDLGQYHSASCMDINEQRAQRRAWQHKLNHEIQKISLELLVNIFRDVCSHLNYEHRVFHSEEFLKTREPDELLFYKVVLDTHIFHSFLRDRLNKKMDYFARMELSTRAEMQKMSIVEVQRRPTMQEILTRRKSSVVGNKLSKRLGMSLPNLGGYQVINSEKRPLLTRGVMSDSVLKTPPDPVKVFKLPEFPVFLSSHSIQAYYSELIQVLGNAIFSVQTENSSLLARFYYLRGFINTLCSRRLDALSDFQSLNKTDTAIFPTHLVTWLVDSLHQDELQQAQTRPELKSFLFKIKTDNEKPAVRTDNRIKKFKLPQTPLDQDEFVRCIQECGVVKDVATISRLFDALTDEQHVKVDPKVFKMFYTFWKETEAEAQDVNLLSEVISRLDDSECVYKLSSRVKTSYGVGKIAMTQKRLFLLTEGQPGFLEIAKFRDIQEVKMASAPFLLVRILSLRIKTFSRPELFEANLKMETKLWNLIIKEMWAGRKMSDQDKDPQCMTQALTNVLLMDAVVGCLNPHRSISAASKLVYFDRILHEVHTVVPNTTSETLKHKINPSLDLAEPQTVCVLLYTPGQLWDKKSPIVMNPKLWVALSGGRVVIFDAASWSMLQDCIQTGELQVTCMMGLVHDQVWMGSQDSVIYIIDTHSMSCNKQLTEHRHEVTGLSVDTTDHSNGQLAYSCSCDGTILQWDSATLKVKRQFYLSCDRLCSIRFYDGVIWCCCGDSIVELKKCGTPQRRIVLPDDLRIMPSCFSCFIVIPERGQVWTGCSDSVELCLWQTDNLKQSPKRISLPGTSGVTCMIRVKNQIWVGCRGWSRVGGLCDGQLKSLVLVLDLDSLTVTKELLAHSDSIQTLCSAEDRYVLSGSARRDGKIAIWQVA